The Lysobacter gummosus genome includes a region encoding these proteins:
- a CDS encoding NAD(P)/FAD-dependent oxidoreductase: protein MNDPRKHVVIVGGGFGGLWATRALASADVRITLIDRRNHHLFQPLLYQVATAGLSAPDIAAPLRHILRNQANVEVRLGEVTGIDAGARNVSLADGEVVAYDYLLLASGATHAYFGHDEWADDAPGLKTLDDALHIRRRVLLAFERAEAAESEEERSAWLHFAVVGGGPTGVELAGTLAEISRKTLRREFRRIDPAQARVRLIEAGPRVLSSFPESLSEKARAQLQRLGVEVSTGTPVASINGEGYMLGAEFVPARTVLWAAGVAASRLGALLDAPRDRAGRVQVAPDLSVPGHPEIFVAGDLAAIQQANGQPVPGVAPGAKQMGSYVARAIRARLAGRTLEPFRYIDYGNLATIGRRAAVVDLRGLKFSGFLAWAFWLAAHVFFLIGFRNRLIVMLNWSWAYFTYQRHARIIFGGRAEADDAASH from the coding sequence ATGAACGATCCGCGCAAGCACGTCGTCATCGTAGGCGGCGGGTTCGGCGGTTTGTGGGCGACGCGCGCGCTGGCCTCGGCCGATGTGCGCATCACCCTGATCGACCGCCGCAACCACCATCTGTTCCAACCCCTGCTGTATCAGGTCGCCACCGCCGGATTGTCGGCGCCGGACATCGCAGCGCCGCTGCGCCACATCCTGCGCAATCAAGCCAACGTGGAAGTGCGGCTGGGCGAGGTGACCGGCATCGACGCCGGCGCGCGCAACGTCTCGCTCGCCGATGGCGAGGTGGTGGCCTACGACTATCTGCTGCTGGCCAGCGGCGCCACCCACGCCTACTTCGGCCATGACGAATGGGCCGACGACGCGCCGGGCCTGAAAACCCTCGACGACGCGCTGCACATCCGCCGCCGCGTGTTGCTGGCGTTCGAACGCGCGGAAGCGGCCGAGAGCGAAGAAGAACGTTCGGCGTGGCTGCATTTCGCCGTGGTCGGCGGCGGCCCGACCGGGGTCGAACTGGCCGGCACGCTGGCGGAGATTTCGCGCAAGACCTTGCGCCGCGAGTTCCGCCGCATCGATCCGGCGCAGGCGCGCGTGCGCCTGATCGAAGCCGGCCCGCGCGTGCTGTCGAGTTTTCCCGAGTCGCTGTCGGAGAAAGCGCGCGCGCAGCTGCAGCGGCTGGGCGTGGAAGTCTCCACCGGCACGCCGGTGGCTTCGATTAATGGCGAGGGCTACATGCTCGGGGCCGAATTCGTGCCGGCGCGCACGGTGCTGTGGGCCGCCGGCGTGGCCGCGTCCAGGCTCGGCGCCCTGCTCGACGCGCCGCGCGATCGCGCCGGCCGCGTGCAGGTCGCGCCCGACCTCAGCGTGCCCGGGCATCCGGAGATTTTCGTCGCCGGCGATCTGGCCGCCATCCAACAGGCCAACGGCCAACCGGTGCCCGGCGTCGCGCCCGGCGCCAAGCAGATGGGCAGCTACGTCGCGCGCGCGATCCGCGCACGCCTGGCCGGGCGCACGCTGGAGCCGTTCCGCTACATCGATTACGGCAATCTGGCGACGATCGGCCGGCGCGCGGCGGTGGTGGATCTGCGCGGGCTGAAGTTCTCCGGCTTCCTGGCCTGGGCGTTCTGGCTGGCCGCGCACGTGTTCTTCCTGATCGGCTTCCGCAACCGCCTGATCGTGATGCTCAACTGGTCGTGGGCGTATTTCACGTACCAACGCCACGCGCGGATCATTTTCGGCGGCCGCGCCGAAGCCGACGACGCGGCCTCGCACTGA
- a CDS encoding DUF1203 domain-containing protein has product MNTYRIDGLAPEPFAPLFALDDASLHAHGMRRVVADSPTGYPCRVSLANAAPGETLLLLTYEHHTDGPYRASGPIYVREAAARAMHFEDELPPMLRTRYLSLRAYDGDGWMLAARTLDGADADAALAEVMADPAVATVHAHNARTGCFLCAIARA; this is encoded by the coding sequence ATGAACACCTATCGCATCGACGGCCTCGCGCCGGAACCCTTCGCCCCGCTGTTCGCGCTCGACGACGCCAGCCTGCACGCGCACGGCATGCGCCGGGTCGTCGCCGACAGCCCGACCGGTTATCCGTGCCGGGTTTCGCTGGCCAACGCCGCGCCCGGCGAAACCCTGCTGCTGCTGACTTACGAACATCACACCGACGGCCCGTATCGCGCCAGCGGCCCGATCTACGTGCGCGAAGCCGCGGCGCGCGCGATGCATTTCGAAGACGAACTGCCGCCGATGCTGCGCACCCGCTATCTGTCGCTGCGCGCTTACGACGGCGACGGCTGGATGCTCGCGGCGCGCACGCTGGACGGCGCCGACGCCGATGCCGCGCTGGCCGAGGTGATGGCCGATCCGGCCGTGGCGACGGTGCATGCGCACAACGCGCGCACCGGCTGCTTCCTGTGCGCGATCGCGCGCGCTTAA
- the rpoH gene encoding RNA polymerase sigma factor RpoH, with product MTPIAQSTALVANNLPVPSALGSLDAYIGAVHQIPVLTAEDEQALARRFRDGEDLDAARELVHSHLRFVVHVARGYNGYGLQIGDLIQEGNIGLMKAVKRFDPEQGVRLVSFAVHWIRAEMHEFILKNWRIVKVATTKAQRKLFFNLRKSKKRLGWMNAEEVSQVAKDLNVSEREVLEMESRLSGRDIGFDAPADEDDDHAPPSPAAYLRAAEEDPSQSYEREDEEDNQLGLLREGLAGLDARSRDIIKRRWLDADSKITLQELADEYGVSAERIRQIEANALKKMRGLFAA from the coding sequence ATGACCCCTATTGCCCAATCCACTGCTCTAGTCGCCAACAACCTGCCTGTGCCCAGCGCGCTCGGTTCGCTGGACGCGTACATCGGCGCCGTGCACCAGATCCCGGTGCTTACGGCCGAAGACGAGCAGGCGCTGGCGCGCCGTTTCCGCGACGGGGAAGACCTCGACGCGGCCCGTGAACTCGTTCACTCGCATCTGCGCTTCGTGGTCCACGTGGCCCGCGGCTACAACGGCTACGGCCTGCAGATCGGCGACCTCATCCAGGAAGGCAACATCGGCCTGATGAAGGCGGTCAAGCGCTTCGACCCGGAACAGGGCGTGCGTCTGGTCTCCTTCGCGGTCCACTGGATCCGCGCCGAGATGCATGAGTTCATCCTCAAGAACTGGCGCATCGTCAAGGTCGCCACGACCAAGGCGCAGCGCAAGCTGTTCTTCAACCTGCGCAAGAGCAAGAAGCGCCTGGGTTGGATGAACGCCGAGGAAGTCAGCCAGGTCGCGAAGGACCTCAACGTTTCCGAGCGCGAAGTGCTGGAAATGGAATCGCGCCTGTCCGGCCGCGACATCGGTTTCGATGCCCCGGCCGACGAGGACGACGACCACGCCCCGCCGTCGCCGGCCGCGTACCTGCGCGCCGCCGAGGAAGACCCCTCGCAGAGCTACGAGCGCGAGGACGAAGAAGACAACCAGCTCGGCCTGCTGCGCGAAGGTCTGGCCGGCCTGGATGCGCGTTCGCGCGACATCATCAAGCGCCGCTGGCTCGATGCCGACAGCAAGATCACGCTGCAGGAATTGGCCGATGAGTACGGCGTCAGCGCCGAGCGCATCCGCCAGATCGAGGCCAACGCGTTGAAGAAGATGCGTGGGCTGTTCGCGGCCTAA